The following proteins are co-located in the Microcebus murinus isolate Inina chromosome 21, M.murinus_Inina_mat1.0, whole genome shotgun sequence genome:
- the NDUFA2 gene encoding NADH dehydrogenase [ubiquinone] 1 alpha subcomplex subunit 2 isoform X1 — protein MAAAAAVRGIGAKLGLREIRIHLCQRSPGSQGVRDFIEKRYVELKKANPDLPILIRECSDVQPKLWARYGERGTPRVWDSAFGQEKNVSLNNFSADQVTRTVENVLSGKA, from the exons ATGGCGGCTGCCGCAGCTGTTCGGGGCATCGGGGCAAAACTGGGCCTGCGTGAGATTCGCATCCACTTATGCCAGCGCTCACCCGGCAGCCAGGGCGTCAG GGACTTCATAGAGAAACGCTATGTCGAGCTGAAGAAGGCGAACCCCGACCTGCCCATCCTAATCCGCGAATGCTCGGATGTGCAGCCCAAGCTTTGGGCCCGCTACGGTGAGCGCGGGACGCCAAGGGTCTGGGACTCAG CATTTGGCCAAGAGAAGAATGTCTCATTGAACAACTTCAGTGCTGATCAGGTAACCAGAACTGTGGAGAATGTGCTAAGTGGCAAAGCCTGA
- the NDUFA2 gene encoding NADH dehydrogenase [ubiquinone] 1 alpha subcomplex subunit 2 isoform X2 → MAAAAAVRGIGAKLGLREIRIHLCQRSPGSQGVRDFIEKRYVELKKANPDLPILIRECSDVQPKLWARYAFGQEKNVSLNNFSADQVTRTVENVLSGKA, encoded by the exons ATGGCGGCTGCCGCAGCTGTTCGGGGCATCGGGGCAAAACTGGGCCTGCGTGAGATTCGCATCCACTTATGCCAGCGCTCACCCGGCAGCCAGGGCGTCAG GGACTTCATAGAGAAACGCTATGTCGAGCTGAAGAAGGCGAACCCCGACCTGCCCATCCTAATCCGCGAATGCTCGGATGTGCAGCCCAAGCTTTGGGCCCGCTACG CATTTGGCCAAGAGAAGAATGTCTCATTGAACAACTTCAGTGCTGATCAGGTAACCAGAACTGTGGAGAATGTGCTAAGTGGCAAAGCCTGA